A segment of the Pseudoliparis swirei isolate HS2019 ecotype Mariana Trench chromosome 4, NWPU_hadal_v1, whole genome shotgun sequence genome:
AATATCTTTAGGAGTGTTGGTAGGCCTGTATTTGAACTTTGGGAGTCAGGCTCGCTGTTCCCCTCTGCCTCCAGTCGTAATGGTATGCTGGTTTAACACAATTTGACCCCAACTCAGTTCCTAACACACAGCCATAAGATTGATATCAACCTTTTCATCTGAATCTCGGAAGAGATGCAAACTATTTCCATACTCTTCCTGTGTGGCGCAATTATTTTCAGGGTGGAAAAGCCTCTAAAACAGCCTGGAGGCTAAAATTCTGAGTATAAATGAGCGAGAGTctatgaaggagagagggaattTCTGAGAAAgacgtgggaggaggagggagaagaagggtCAGGAAAGCGTGGCtgaagacaggagagaggagggatgtgATGTAGCGACCAATGCCATGAACTCCCTTGGTAATCTGCTGATGCGGCCTGCTTGTTGCTGTGGTAGAACCAGCTCGGCAAGGTCTCCAAACTGTGCGGGGTAGATTTGTAAATATTATGTCTTTTGCTTCAGATTTCCTCTCAAGCCGGAGCCAAGCCAGCCAAGGCCTGAGCTGCAGGCACTCTGTCAGCGCGAGCTCTCGCTTCGATTAGTACATCATCAAGTATTCAAGTTGGGCTGCGTTTAATTCATGTTAGCTCATCTAATGGCAAACGTAGAGTCAGAATCCTCGACAGGCGCCCAATGAATGCTCTGTGATGAAATATTCATCACGGTTACAGTACTTTCAAAGACACCCAAACTCACATGTGATTACTGCTGGGCTAAGCGAGATCGGACCCACATGATCAATGTGAGCCGCCCTCTGATCACCACACCCTtacttcagtgtgtgtctgtaggtgtgtgtgtgtgtgtgtgtgtgtgtgtgtgtgtgtgtgtgtgtgtgtgtgtgtgtgtgtgtgtgtgtgtgtgtgtgtgtgtgtgtgtgtgtgtgtgtgtgtgtgtgtgtgtgtgtgtgtgtgtgtgtgtgtgtgtgtgtgtgtgtgtgtttgtgtgacttatttattttgtatgccTTTGGGAATCTGTGTATGAGTGTACATATTTGCTATTATGCCTGAACCTTCTTAcccggatgtgtgtgtgtgggtctgtgtgtgtgtgtgtgtgtgtgtgggtgtgggtgtgggggaggggggggagtgtgtgtgtgtgcacatgtgtgtgtgtgttccctatCAGCTTGAAGTAAATACACATGATTTAAATGAAGAGAAATGACCTGCAAGATGAAACACTGGGTATCTGTGTAATGAGGGTTCTCAGGGTTCTGCACTGCCCGCTTGTATTAACACTCAATCTGATTCCTTTATTTAGCTGCCTTGCCAGTCCGCTCTATAGGGGGTGTCATCTAACCTACTCTGTGAATATGTATGAGCAACCCAACATACTCTTATAATGCTAATGATGAAAttgctctctctcccctttctctttttctcatttCCCCTCTCCTTTTTAATCCATTTCACATCCTTGCCTTCTCTCTTGTATCATGCTGCTCTTCTCGTTCCTCCTGCCCTGTCTGCAGGATGTAGCCGGGAAGGTGCTGGACCGGTGGGCCATTATGACGTTTGAGGAGGAGATCGCTACACTGCAGCAGTTCTTGCGCTTTGGCGAGACCAAGTCCATAGTGGAGCTCATGGCTCTGCAGGACAAGGAGGGCCAGGCAGTGTTGGTTCCCAGCACCCGCACCAACTCTGATATCCGCACTTTCATTGAGCGCAACACCCCACGCACTGCTGCTAACCTCTCTACATCCAAAGTCGATAAGCTGAGTAGCAGTAGCATGCACCACTTTGAAAACTTTGTCAACAGCATGGCCTTCATGCTACCCTTCCAGCTGTTAGGCTCTGTTCCTGCACCATTTCTGGGCTCACCGGCAGGAGCACCGCAGCACCAGCAACACCAGCAGCCGTGCCGTGGGTCAATGGAGCAGCAGAGTCAGAGACGAGATGATCAAAGTCGTGATGATCTAGggagagacaactgccttcgtCTTTCACACACTCCTGAGAGCAGCCTGCTAGGTTCCAGCTCTGTCATATTCACTCCTGATCTAGACCGAAGCGGAGACAGGCCAATGGACAGCCTCTGCACCACCACAAAGATTGAGGCAGAGGACTTCTCCACCAGTGACAATGACTCGGATGGACCCTCGACTCCGTGCACACCCTCCATGAGCTCGGACATAACACAGATGTCCCCTGAGAGCAAGCTGCGCTCCCTGGACAGGAATGGGAGCGGGGGTGGTGGGGTCTCAGCAGGTAGTGGGGGAGGATGCTCTCTGAAGAAAGGTCGAGTGTATTGCAACGCTTGTGAGAAGACATTTTACGACAAAGGCACATTGAAAATACACTACAATGCAGTGCATCTGAAGATTAAGCACAAGTGTACCATCGATGGCTGCAACATGGTTTTCAGCTCGCTGCGTAGTCGCAATCGCCATAGTGCCAACCCAAACCCACGGCTACACATGCCTATGAACCGTAACAACCGGGACAAAGACATCCGGGGCAGCTCGTCTGGTGATGAGGGCTCTTTAGGGGAGAAGAGGTCTGAATATGGAACCCCCATCCCCATCTGCTCTGCAGAGAACCATAAATTAATTCCCAGCTACATGGTGAGCCATGTGGACACTAAACTCCACAACAGCTCGTTCTCCAGCATGGGCCAGAGTGGCATCCTCTTCCCCAACCTAAAAACAGTACAACCAGTCTTGCCTTTCTACCGCAGCCTGGTAACACCGGCAGAGCTTGCCAACACCCCAGGAACACTACCCTCccttcctctgttatcctcctCTGTACCCATCAAACCAATCATGGCCCCTGAACTCTACATGACAGACCCCATACCAAAGAAAAAGTCTCGAAAGTCAAGCATGCCAATAAAGATAgagaaggaggtggtggagcgAGATGAGCAGATGGATAAGGGAAGCAGCTCTGAGGACGAGGCTCCTTTTCAGGGCAGGAACAAGGAAGAGTGTGATGGAATCCGAACAGAAGAGCAAATGTGTGCAAGACAAgctggggaagagagggaggcaaGAGGAGATTACATTGGCGAAGAGAGGGCCAAGCATCTGGTGGACCAAACTTTAGATAGAGAAATGACAGCGAGAGAGGACAAAGATGATGAGCCAAGGCCAGCTGAAACGGGGGTCATCACATCTGCATCTTCCCCGTTCGGAGACAGACTGATGGAGAATCACTGTGACAACAACTTACTCTGTCAGGAACCCAATGGCAATAAAGAAAGGGAGGACAGGGAGCATTCAAACTCCCATCATGCAGCTGACAAGATTGCAGAGCTCAGATGGGATGGCGTCGAGCACAAGCTGACTAATGGGGGCGCTCTCCAACTCACGaactgtgagagagagggatcaCTCGGTGGTGTAGATGACTACGGTGACTTAGGCTTGTCTCACCTCGACCCAAATGCTGACCAGCCACACCACTGTGAGATCTGCAGTAAGACCTTTAAGAACCCCTACAGTGTCAAAATGCACTACCAAAATGTCCACCTGAAGGAGATGCACATGTGCACAGTGGACGGCTGCAATGCCGCCTTCCCCTCCCGCAGGAGccgagacaggtgagaggcagtCATGTTTTGCTATTGTTCAAATGCAAGTTAACCAGATTTCTGACATatttaaacctgtttctgaGGGGGCAGAATTGCAAACCCCAACTCCTAAGCATCAGATCAGTTTTTCTCTGACATGTTCCCCTGAAATACTCAAATGTTCTGGAAGGGAGGATGTACTAAAATCAGCTGCTCTAGTATGTTTAGAATGGAACCGGCAGACTCTTGGGGCCTGAAGTCATACTCATCCATGCAGCTGCAATATATATGTGCGGCAAAAAACGGGGCACCTGTCGACACAGGATATGGGCAGACGTCCATGTGCAGATGTTTCCATGCAAACAAATCACAAAAGGACCAAGCGGTTATTGCGGCCGCTAAACCTGCACAAATAagatataaattaattaattccaaCAATCTAACTGGGCTGTCAAGCAAGTTGAGTCTCTGTGCTTATCTGCAATTTTCATGTATTTAAATGAGGTAATGTGCAGATATTTGGTGCAGAATTGGCCTCTTTTCTATACAAATTAGCCTCATTGCCATAACAATCCAATACAACGAGGCCAATGCTAATAGCTTACAAGCAGTTACAGTGCAATTAATAGCAATTTTAAGGGAGTTGGTGGTGGTGCATTTCTAAAGGGTGCCAGTCTGTAGGGTGTGTTTAACAATTTTAACACACTAACAGCCCTGATCGATTGGGATATTAAAGCCCAAATAAGGTTTCTCTCTGTCATGTTTAAATTTCTTGCATGACGTTTTTGTAAATGCCTCTGCGGTCTTataattttgtattaattttgttctctcGCCCATTGttttccctcttcttttcttGGGCATTGGCCAATTATTTTTGTGAATCAGACAGTGAGATGGAGCAGAGCATGATGCATACTTAGGAAACCAATCATTAATGACTCACACTTCTGGCatgtaaatgtttcttttctctgtAAACAATATGCATAGGTGGGGAAAAAGCAGAGTACAGTTAGCAGAAATGGGAAAAGACTGCCGACCTAATCATCATTAGGATGTCTGAAGGAAGAAATTCTTGcatttgtgtctttctttggCATTTTAGGGAGGACTTGTCTTTGTTCAGGGTCAGCTGAAAATCCCAATACAAATGTTTAAGGTTTTAAAGGCATTCACCATGTGGtgcataatacatttaattgttttcttaTCTACAGACACAGTGCTAATTTGAACCTGCACCACAAGCTGCTGACCAAAGACTCATTCAGCCCAGCCAACACCCTATACTTGCCCTCATCCCACTGTAGAGACAGAGACCCGGTTGCCCTGGACTACTACCAAGACCAGCGGGACAGAGATCTGCCCCATCGGGACCCAACCAGCCAGACTTCTGTCATCTTCCGAGGACACAATCGCATGGGCCTGGTCTTCCCAATGAGCAAAGTGTCTACTGCACCAAACAGTGCTGAGGCATCTCCTTTTGCAGACATGGAGGGAttaagagcaggaggagcaggaggaggaggaagtggtgtAAGTGGGGAGGATGGTGCCGTTCTGGAcctgagcacctcctcctctgccccaCCTCGTGGCAGTGGCAGTGTTCGATCGTCCTGGGACTCAGATGGTGCCGGTAGTGAGGAAGGGgttgaagaggatgaggaggtgctCCGCATGGAGGACAGTGATGAAAGCTGCGATGGGATCGACATGGGGAGGCCTGGGGGTGAGGAGTTGGTACTCGCGGGAGAGAGAACCCAGGGCTGCATTGGGGGAGGACAAGGCGGGCTTCAGGGAGGTGGGGGTGGGTCTCCGATAACCTGCCATGTCTGCCAAAAAGTCTACAGCAACAAGGGCACATTCAGAGCCCATTACAAAACTGTCCATCTGCGACTACTTCACAAGTGTAAAGTCCCTGGCTGCGATACATCCTTCTCTTCTGTGCGAAGCAGAAACAGGCACAGCCAAAACCCAAACCTTCATAGAAACCTAGCGGTTAGCTCAGGTTCCACGATGGACCAGGAGTAGGGATGTGCACTAATTTGCCAACATGACTGATTTCCTTGGTTCtaattgtctttttgttgttgatgtatTTGGGCACCTAAAGAAGGCTCACCAATTAGCACTTTTTAAATTCCATACCATGGATATCCTGTTGTGATATTTTGGGGAAAAGgagataaagaaataaagtacAATTAGGAGTTAATTTGCTGCGGCAAATGCAACTTGCTTTTTCaaccaatgtttttttttttgcaaggcTAAAATTATGTTTGTGTTTCCACATCAACATATAATGAATAAACGGAACATAGACTTCAGTCAGTAAATTCATTATCAATGGTAAGAAATGTGACCTTTATGAATCTCATGATTCATTTGCATTGGTTTGCCTTACAGCCCACTTTAGAACTTAAAAAGATATGTTTGTATGACCTGAATTTGTCCTTGTGTTGTCCAAGTGAGAGTTGAGCCATGAAACTGTATCATAAGAGTTTGTTTTCTCTCGTGTTTTTGTTGTCAGATGTTCACATCTTCCCTGTGAAGCTGTGCATAATGTATTGATCACAAGCAGAAGTGAAGTAACCTCTACATGTGTCCTTTCGTTCATTTGGACAATGTTTTTTGAAAAATTGTCTTTGTTGAAAAGTTATAGTGTTGTGTGCTTGACCAATAACTTATTGTATGGTGTTATATATGATCTGTCTTTACTGTTCTGGTTGTTGCATACTGCTAATGTTGACCAAAGATTTTTTCAGTCCACAGGTGTGTATAAAAACCCCTTCAAAATGTGAGGGGTATGCAGTATTAAATGGGGCCATCCAGTCTTCGCTCAACTTCTTTGTGATTAACAGCAGTATTCAGGGGGAGGCTctgttgtaaaataaaataaaattcaccaaAATAAGACAACAAAAAGAACCGCTTTTGATTCATCACGGTATAATGAAATATCTTGATTTTGATGGTGTTTTTGTAAAGAAAGCTGATCATGAGACTTGATTATGGCATTGCTCTTGTATTGTTTGTGCGGTTGATTGACTGATTGGACAATAAGCAGAAAGATCTGCTGTGTCTGGAGGCTAGAAGCATGTACTGTGAATAAGTCAAACACTGAGAAATACAAATTATAAgacaaaaattataataatggcCCCACATCTGAGCACACCCAAAAAAAACTGgtaaacaaaatgtttattgaCCTGTATATTCTGTGAATAGAGTAATTTGTTATCTGAGAGAAACcaaaaaatatactgtataaaaaAAGGCTAATTTCACCTCTAACattacttgtttttcttttctttttattttatttttaatggatGAAAAACAGTGGACCTCATGCAATAGCCACTCGTCTGAACAGACTGGTACTAGGGATTTAAGAGAACTTGTCACATTTAGCAATTATCTGCATTTGGAAATTAAATTTGTCTTTAACACAAATTTTAAATAACCTGCGGGAGTGCCATGTGCAATTACTATGCTCTTAACCGAGCATCAATCCAAGTTTTTCACAATTGCCGGTTACTTCATTAATTTGAaagcattttttgggggggggggaatcctcTAAAAATTCAACTGCATGTTTATCTTGACcttttcctgtttcctgcaCTTCAAATTATAGGCTAATATAATTCTAACATCACCAGTCATTTAAATTGTCTGTTGATGCTATCCAATACAAAACGACGTACAACGTATTTAAACCCCTCCAGTTGCAGTCATGGATCACCTTGGTGTGACGAAACGCTTTTCACATGGAACAATGTATTCTTCATGTCATTGACCCTCAGGTGACAAGGCACGAACATGACTTGTTATTTTTCTCCATTCCTTGGCTCCAGCAAGACCCTTAATTGTGCTACCGATGCTGATTAATTATGCTGATAAAGAATTATGGACTTTCCTTTATGGATCTCTAAAAGCAGGACTTCAATTTATGACATATAGTATTATTGAGCCATTAATTATGCTGATTTGCAAATTCCATTAATGCAGTCTCATTTATGCACAGGTAGCATAACCATGTTTGTGCTGGTTATATATACATTGAAACATTATTGGAAAATAGGAGCGTTTGCTGAATCTGATACTAGTATGAAAAAAGTAAGAGAAAGTTAaggtatgaatacaaaaatgttCTTGCATGAGGTCTGTTATGTTGTACATGTCTAATTATTTCACCATGCTGTATTGTTCTATTTTTGCTCTGCATTctgcatatttaaatgtatttaaatgcaaTGCAGCAGATTTAAAAtcccatttgttgttgtttggatttgtaaaaaaaagaagaaagccgACATATGTTGATAGGTGTTCATATTtcctttgatttaatataacaatattcattccaattaaataaaaagccatATGTTTGCACATGTTTGAAACGTGTTTTTATACACAGATGCACAACAAGAAAAGAGGGGGATTGTCCCCTCGCTCATCTCCACAGCAATATCATCTGACCCAGGCTGAGTCCCTTGAGTCCTTGTACAATCAGTGTTAGGTGGAGCAGCATCATGAGCCTCTAACAGACATATACAGCACTGCTTGGAAGATAACATACAGACTTCACTGTAGAAATATTCCTCATAACATATCATCCCAAATAGACCcgaaactaaaactaaaaatcTCAAAGGATGAGTGCACCCAAATTACAACATATTTTTTCATGGTACTTCGTGGAGCCATCAGGTTTTAATATGTCAAAaaattgttgaaaaaaaattgAATAACTGTGTTGCTTACAATAAATCAGATGAATGACATTTATACAATTTGTCCACAGGCTTCCACTGGGGTGAATGTTTATTAGAATTACTTATTCCAGGGGAAATAGTCTATGTATCAAAACTGGaaatagatgacatgtgtaagtaaggaaatatgtttttttgcaATTTGGGTTTAAATTAAtgagaaaatatatttcatgaGTTGGTGCCAGTGCAAATCAGCTTGTTTGGAGAAAGCTCAATGATGGGTGAATTTAAAGCATTAGGACAAATTCCCAAATTCAAAACAATATTTCACCACGTTCCAGAAAAGAGTGGCTTAGTCTAAGTGGCTCATGAACACGACTCATGCTTAGAAGTTATCTTGCTCAGTTATCTCACTCCTTGTTGACAGGCTAAGGAGGGATGTGGTCCACCTGTGTTCAGGTAAGCCCCTGCTTGACCCCTTCAATGCAACACTGCCCAGATTGGGAAACCACACAAAACAGCTGGCGACAGAGACCCaggcatggacacacacaggcacagcaACGGCAGTGTGTAAATAATGTTCTGACTATATTTAGATGTGTGTCATCCTTTCTTTTAGGATGAtaaaatgaaatggaaaagaCACTGAAATGGTAGTCGCATTCAGCAGTTACTAATATGTGCATTGCTCCAAAAAGGCATAAACTACAGTCTAAAAAAATAGAGCTCTCACAATTATTGAAGAGGTAAATTAATCGCAGGAGTACCACGATGCAAAGTTAAAGGGCATGAATGGAAATGGACGGAGACAGTGAAAGTATCGTTGGGCCCACATTGAAAAAGCGAGGAGGGCAAATCTGTTACGCAACATGCCAAAGTATTGCACTATAACAGAGGGCTAAAAGCCTTGCATAACTCAACAATTCAACCCACCCATCACATTTACTGTACATTAGTGAGCCTACAAAGCTGTTCCTCATCACTTTGGAGCTGAAACCCCCAGTTCTGACAAGTGGCCACTATCCTTTTCTCTGGCACGTTGCAGAAATCTAGTACCACTCAGAGAGGGCACAATGGGTTATTTCAGTCTCTCCTGTGTGCTGTATGTAGGCGACAATTTTCAGCAGAGAAGCTGGTTGATCTGTAGAGGTGGAGCACTTGCTCAGCTTCCTCCACAGTATCCGTTTCTGGAACAACTTGCAGCTTTAGGGCTATTTTTAAGAAGCAGTGGATCACTTTCAGAAACTATTCAGTGGTAAAAGTGTTAAATTGAAACACACAGCAACATTCCTTACACAGTCTGTGTGTACGTTGGTAGCTAGTTTACATCGTACGTCTTTATAGGATTTACTTTTTGATGGGATTGAACACAAATTACTAAAAACATCCAGTCGTTAAAGGTGCATGAATAACTAGAGCTACACTATTAATCAAATATTAATCAGAACCATGATGCTGGCTTCCCACAATCATATGACAGACGTTGGAAGTGTGTGCCATACTCATAGCCAACTGCTGCATATCAAATCACGCGCTTCCTAAACCAACAGCCATCCACCATGGGATGATAGAGATGTTTTGGCTTCACTTGATGCTGTCATTCCTTccaatatactgtaatatagaataatatacagtatattttacgggtaaaaagaaaacacactgaATATAGATGAAAGTGGAAACAGTGATCTGTTTATTTAAATagaaaattcaataaaaaagcattttgtccctaaaattaatgtattaatatttaatcgTCATCTCAATATTGATCAAAAATAATCGTGATTATCATTTACCGGCCAAATAATAATGCAAGGATAGACCACCACCTGGCACCAGCAAATAAGTCAAATGGTGGACCATGTTCTTCTGGCCATATGTGGTACCAGCATTTCTATCATATATCATTGGTGGGATCTTAAAACACTGCAAAATCACTCAAATAAGTTGCGGGGCAGAAACATGAACAGTCCGATGAGTGAACAGGTTGGAAACCCAGAAGTCATTCAGATTTTCTCATCGGATTATGGAATATTGCAGAAGATGAGCTCTTTGCCAGAATGTTTATTCGTCCGTTTTGGTCACAAATGAATACCAATGTCATTATCTCTAATTTTATCGAAGTAATAAGCTAACAGCAGGCTACTCCCCGATGCCAGTGTCACATGGGCGCTGTGGACGAGCTTGATAGCTTTTGTAGACTCATTTCAC
Coding sequences within it:
- the bnc1 gene encoding zinc finger protein basonuclin-1 isoform X2 yields the protein MTMAEAICCTLVNCNCDSFKPGKLKRRQCENCKHGWVAHALSKLKVHHMYQSSQVEIVHSNVVFDICSLMLYGTQAIPIRLKILLDRLFSVLKQEEVKQILNALDWTLQDYIRGYVLQDVAGKVLDRWAIMTFEEEIATLQQFLRFGETKSIVELMALQDKEGQAVLVPSTRTNSDIRTFIERNTPRTAANLSTSKVDKLSSSSMHHFENFVNSMAFMLPFQLLGSVPAPFLGSPAGAPQHQQHQQPCRGSMEQQSQRRDDQSRDDLGRDNCLRLSHTPESSLLGSSSVIFTPDLDRSGDRPMDSLCTTTKIEAEDFSTSDNDSDGPSTPCTPSMSSDITQMSPESKLRSLDRNGSGGGGVSAGSGGGCSLKKGRVYCNACEKTFYDKGTLKIHYNAVHLKIKHKCTIDGCNMVFSSLRSRNRHSANPNPRLHMPMNRNNRDKDIRGSSSGDEGSLGEKRSEYGTPIPICSAENHKLIPSYMVSHVDTKLHNSSFSSMGQSGILFPNLKTVQPVLPFYRSLVTPAELANTPGTLPSLPLLSSSVPIKPIMAPELYMTDPIPKKKSRKSSMPIKIEKEVVERDEQMDKGSSSEDEAPFQGRNKEECDGIRTEEQMCARQAGEEREARGDYIGEERAKHLVDQTLDREMTAREDKDDEPRPAETGVITSASSPFGDRLMENHCDNNLLCQEPNGNKEREDREHSNSHHAADKIAELRWDGVEHKLTNGGALQLTNCEREGSLGGVDDYGDLGLSHLDPNADQPHHCEICSKTFKNPYSVKMHYQNVHLKEMHMCTVDGCNAAFPSRRSRDRDRDPVALDYYQDQRDRDLPHRDPTSQTSVIFRGHNRMGLVFPMSKVSTAPNSAEASPFADMEGLRAGGAGGGGSGVSGEDGAVLDLSTSSSAPPRGSGSVRSSWDSDGAGSEEGVEEDEEVLRMEDSDESCDGIDMGRPGGEELVLAGERTQGCIGGGQGGLQGGGGGSPITCHVCQKVYSNKGTFRAHYKTVHLRLLHKCKVPGCDTSFSSVRSRNRHSQNPNLHRNLAVSSGSTMDQE
- the bnc1 gene encoding zinc finger protein basonuclin-1 isoform X3; its protein translation is MYQSSQVEIVHSNVVFDICSLMLYGTQAIPIRLKILLDRLFSVLKQEEVKQILNALDWTLQDYIRGYVLQDVAGKVLDRWAIMTFEEEIATLQQFLRFGETKSIVELMALQDKEGQAVLVPSTRTNSDIRTFIERNTPRTAANLSTSKVDKLSSSSMHHFENFVNSMAFMLPFQLLGSVPAPFLGSPAGAPQHQQHQQPCRGSMEQQSQRRDDQSRDDLGRDNCLRLSHTPESSLLGSSSVIFTPDLDRSGDRPMDSLCTTTKIEAEDFSTSDNDSDGPSTPCTPSMSSDITQMSPESKLRSLDRNGSGGGGVSAGSGGGCSLKKGRVYCNACEKTFYDKGTLKIHYNAVHLKIKHKCTIDGCNMVFSSLRSRNRHSANPNPRLHMPMNRNNRDKDIRGSSSGDEGSLGEKRSEYGTPIPICSAENHKLIPSYMVSHVDTKLHNSSFSSMGQSGILFPNLKTVQPVLPFYRSLVTPAELANTPGTLPSLPLLSSSVPIKPIMAPELYMTDPIPKKKSRKSSMPIKIEKEVVERDEQMDKGSSSEDEAPFQGRNKEECDGIRTEEQMCARQAGEEREARGDYIGEERAKHLVDQTLDREMTAREDKDDEPRPAETGVITSASSPFGDRLMENHCDNNLLCQEPNGNKEREDREHSNSHHAADKIAELRWDGVEHKLTNGGALQLTNCEREGSLGGVDDYGDLGLSHLDPNADQPHHCEICSKTFKNPYSVKMHYQNVHLKEMHMCTVDGCNAAFPSRRSRDRHSANLNLHHKLLTKDSFSPANTLYLPSSHCRDRDPVALDYYQDQRDRDLPHRDPTSQTSVIFRGHNRMGLVFPMSKVSTAPNSAEASPFADMEGLRAGGAGGGGSGVSGEDGAVLDLSTSSSAPPRGSGSVRSSWDSDGAGSEEGVEEDEEVLRMEDSDESCDGIDMGRPGGEELVLAGERTQGCIGGGQGGLQGGGGGSPITCHVCQKVYSNKGTFRAHYKTVHLRLLHKCKVPGCDTSFSSVRSRNRHSQNPNLHRNLAVSSGSTMDQE
- the bnc1 gene encoding zinc finger protein basonuclin-1 isoform X1, with the translated sequence MTMAEAICCTLVNCNCDSFKPGKLKRRQCENCKHGWVAHALSKLKVHHMYQSSQVEIVHSNVVFDICSLMLYGTQAIPIRLKILLDRLFSVLKQEEVKQILNALDWTLQDYIRGYVLQDVAGKVLDRWAIMTFEEEIATLQQFLRFGETKSIVELMALQDKEGQAVLVPSTRTNSDIRTFIERNTPRTAANLSTSKVDKLSSSSMHHFENFVNSMAFMLPFQLLGSVPAPFLGSPAGAPQHQQHQQPCRGSMEQQSQRRDDQSRDDLGRDNCLRLSHTPESSLLGSSSVIFTPDLDRSGDRPMDSLCTTTKIEAEDFSTSDNDSDGPSTPCTPSMSSDITQMSPESKLRSLDRNGSGGGGVSAGSGGGCSLKKGRVYCNACEKTFYDKGTLKIHYNAVHLKIKHKCTIDGCNMVFSSLRSRNRHSANPNPRLHMPMNRNNRDKDIRGSSSGDEGSLGEKRSEYGTPIPICSAENHKLIPSYMVSHVDTKLHNSSFSSMGQSGILFPNLKTVQPVLPFYRSLVTPAELANTPGTLPSLPLLSSSVPIKPIMAPELYMTDPIPKKKSRKSSMPIKIEKEVVERDEQMDKGSSSEDEAPFQGRNKEECDGIRTEEQMCARQAGEEREARGDYIGEERAKHLVDQTLDREMTAREDKDDEPRPAETGVITSASSPFGDRLMENHCDNNLLCQEPNGNKEREDREHSNSHHAADKIAELRWDGVEHKLTNGGALQLTNCEREGSLGGVDDYGDLGLSHLDPNADQPHHCEICSKTFKNPYSVKMHYQNVHLKEMHMCTVDGCNAAFPSRRSRDRHSANLNLHHKLLTKDSFSPANTLYLPSSHCRDRDPVALDYYQDQRDRDLPHRDPTSQTSVIFRGHNRMGLVFPMSKVSTAPNSAEASPFADMEGLRAGGAGGGGSGVSGEDGAVLDLSTSSSAPPRGSGSVRSSWDSDGAGSEEGVEEDEEVLRMEDSDESCDGIDMGRPGGEELVLAGERTQGCIGGGQGGLQGGGGGSPITCHVCQKVYSNKGTFRAHYKTVHLRLLHKCKVPGCDTSFSSVRSRNRHSQNPNLHRNLAVSSGSTMDQE